The genomic region TTAGATTCAAGGAATAGAATATGTGGTTTTAAAAGGTCGATCTCATCGTCTACCCATAATATTTTGATTGTATTCATGTTCGGTTAAATTTATAAGCCGGTTAAAAATTTATATTTTTAGTGAAAATTGATTCTTTTGAATAATACATGATTCAAAAGCCAATCAATGTTTACATTTGTTCTATCATTAATTTAATAAAGCTTGGCTTCAAAAAACAAACTCAAGATATTAAACGACCCAATTTACGGATTTATTACCATACCTAGTCAGCGTATCTTTAACATAATCGAACATCCGTACTTTCAAAGATTACGAAGAATTTCACAAATGGGATTATCGTATTTAGTTTATCCGGGTGCTCATCATACAAGATTTCAACATGCCATTGGCTGCGTTCATTTAATGCAAAAAGCAGTGCGAGTACTTCGGTTTAAGGGAGTTGAGATTAGTACAGATGAAGAAGAAGCCCTGCAAATAGCTATATTATTACATGATATAGGGCATGGTCCTTTTTCCCATGCTATGGAACATAGCATTGTAGAAGGCGTGGATCATGAGTCTATTTCACTTCTTTTTATGAAGGAATTGAATGCTGTTTTTAACCAAAGTTTAACGCTGGCTATCCAGATATTTACCGGTGAATATCCTCGAAGGTTCATGCACCAGCTTATCACAAGCCAGCTAGACATGGATAGGCTAGATTATTTAAAGCGAGATAGTTTTTATACCGGTACAACCGAGGGGAATATCAATAGCGATCGATTAATTATCATGCTGAATGTAGTAAATAATGAGCTGGTTATTGAAGAAAAAGCCATTTATTCAGTAGAAAAATTTCTGGTAGCCAGAAGATTAATGTACTGGCAGGTATATTTGCATAAAACCAGTATGGTTGCAGAGCAGCTTTTAATTCGGGTTTTAAAAAGAGCAAAAGAGTTGATTGCTAGTGGTACTAACTTAAATGCAAGTAAGGCTTTAAGTTATTTTCTATATAATAAGGTAACAGAAGAAAGTTTTGATACAAGAACCCTAAGTGTTTTTTCCTGTCTTGATGATTATGATATAGTTTTGGCGATGAAAGAATGGGCTAATCACGACGATTATGTATTAAGCAACTTGTGCAAGATGGTAATTAACCGTGACCTGTTAAAGGTGAAGATAAAAAAGAAAAAACCCGCAAAAGCTAAGATCGAAAAACATATTGAGCAGCTAAAACAAAAACATGGTTTAAGCGATAAAGAAGCCTCATATTTTGTTTTTACAGGAGAAATAGCTAATCTCGCCTATACCCGTGAAAAGAATAATATTAATATTCTTCATAAAAACGGGAAGATAAACGATGTGATAAAGGTTTCAGACCAGTTAAATTTAAAAGCATTATCTAAAACGGTGACTAAATATTATATCTGTTATCCCAAGTCTAAACATTAACGCATTTTTTTTACTTTTGCCAGAATGAAATTTAAAGCATCACAAATAGCCGAAATTCTCGAAGGGACAATCGTAGGTAATCCCGATGCAGAGGTTTCAGAATTGGCTAAGATTGAAGAAGGAAAAGATGGATCGCTTACCTTTTTAAGCAATCCAAAATATACTTCCTATATATATAGTACCAAAGCATCAATCACTATAGTAAACGATAGTTTTGAAGCAGATCAAACTGTAAGTACTACCTTGATTAAAGTAAAAGACGCTTATAAAGCATTTTCTACGTTATTAGAATATTATAATCAGGTAAAACTTCGTAAAAGTGGGATAGAGCAACCAAGCTATATTTCTGCAACAGCAAAGTATGGGGAAGATGTTTATCTTGGCGCTTTTACTTATTTAGGAGAAAATGTAAAAATTGGTAAAAACGTAAAGATTTATCCCTATGCCTACGTTGGTGATAATACGGTAATTGGAGATAACTCTACGCTTTTTGCTGGTGTAAAGGTATATTCTGAAACTGTTATCGGTAAAAATGTGACGCTACATGGAGGTGCTATTGTTGGAGCCGATGGTTTTGGCTTTAGTCCTAACGAAAAAGGAGAATACACAAAAGTACCACAAATAGGAAATGTGATTATTGAAGATGATGTAGATGTAGGAGCAGGTACCACAATAGATAGAGCGACTCTAGGGTCTACCATTATTAGAAAAGGTGTGAAATTAGACAATCATATCCAGATCGCTCATAATGTAGAAATTGGTGATAATACGGTAATAGCTGCTCAAACAGGAGTTGCAGGTTCTACAAAGATTGGAAAAAACTGTATTATAGGTGGCCAGGTAGGGATTGTTGGTCATATTACGATAGGTGACCGGGTAAAAATTCAGGCACAAAGTGGCATCGGAAGAAATGTAAAGGATGATGAAGTATTGCAGGGATCACCCGCTATAGGATATTCAGATTATAATAAATCTTTTATTCATTTTAAGAACTTACCAAAAACTGTTGATTTATTGCATCAGTTAGATAAAAAAGTAAATAAGAATGGCTGAAAAAGTATTGAAGCAGCAAACTATTCAGAATGAAGTTTCCTTAGACGGAGTAGGACTTCATACGGGGAAACAAGTAAAACTTACCTTTAAACCAGCTCCAGAAAATACGGGTTATGTTTTTAAACGTGTAGATCTTGAAGGGGCACCTATTATCGAAGCCGACGTTAGCTATGTTACCGATACCAAAAGAGGTACTAACCTTGAGAAAAACGGAGTTAAGATTCAAACTTCAGAGCACGTTTTAGCCGCATGCGTAGGTTTAGAAATCGATAATATTATTATTGAATTAAATGCATCAGAACCACCAATTATGGATGGTTCTTCAAAGTATTTTGTTGAGGCATTAGAAGAAGCTGGGATTAAGGAGCAGGAAGCAGACAAAGAAGAATATGTGATCAACGAAGTAATTTGCTATCGGGACGAGGATTCTGGTAGCGAGATCGTTGTCATGCCGGCAGATACGTATAAGGTGACCACTATGGTTGATTTTGGCACCAAGGTTTTAGGAACTCAAAATGCTTCCATAGAACATGTTTCAGAATTTAAAGATAATATTGCCAACTCCAGAACGTTTAGTTTTTTACATGAAATAGAAGCACTTTTAGAACACGGACTTATAAAAGGTGGTGATCTAAACAATGCTATTGTTTATGTAGATAAAGAGATTGGGGAGGAAACTTTAAAAAAGTTAAGGGTAGCTTTTAACCGGGATGAGATTTCTGTAAAACCAAACGGAATTTTAGATAACCTTACTTTACATTATCCCAACGAAGCTGCAAGACATAAATTATTAGATGTTTTAGGTGATCTTGCTCTTATAGGAACCCGAATTAGAGGAAAGGTAATTGCCACTAAACCGGGCCACTATGTAAATACTGAATTTGCTAAAAAATTAGCTAAATTCATTAAGGAAGAAAAGCGTAATAAAGTGCCAAAAATCGATTTGAGCGCAAAACCTATAATGGATGTAAATGCTATTATGGAAACACTTCCTCACCGTTCTCCTTTCTTACTGGTAGATAAAATTTATGAGCTTACAGATTCTACCGTCGTAGGAGTTAAGAATGTAACTATGAATGAGCCATTTTTTGTAGGACATTTTCCAGGTAAACCTGTGATGCCTGGGGTACTACAGGTAGAGGCAATGGCGCAAACCGGCGGGATTTTGGCCTTAAAATCTGTACCAGATCCAGAAAACTATCTTACCTATTTTATGAAAATAGATAATGTACGGTTTAAACAACAAGTGGTACCAGGGGATACCTTAATATTTAAATTAGAACTTTTAGCGCCTATTAGAAGGGGGATATGCCAAATGCAGGCTTATGCTTATGTAAACGGAAAATTGGCAACAGAAGCAGTGCTTATGGCACAAATTGTAAAATCAAAATAACAACGAATGAATCAACCTTTAGCATATGTGCATCCAGGAGCGAAAATCGCTAAAAATGTCGTAATCGAGCCGTTTGCAACGATTCATAACAATGTAGTAATTGGTGAAGGCAGCTGGATAGGATCTAATGTGACCATTATGGAAGGTGCACGTATAGGTAAAAATTGTAGTATTTTCCCGGGAGCAGTGATCTCTGCCATTCCACAGGATAAAAAATTTGATGATGAAGATACGGTAACTATTATTGGGGATAATACGACTATTAGAGAGTGCGTAACCATAAATCGAGGAACCACAGATCGTATGAAAACCGTCATCGGCCAAAACTGTTGGATCATGGCCTATTGCCATATTGCACACGATTGTATTGTAGGTGATAATTGTATTTTTTCTAATAACAGTACACTGGCAGGACATATAAATGTGGGGGATCACGTGGTCTTAGCAGGTATGGCAGCAATACAACAATTTTGCAGTATTGGTAAACATGCTTTTGTAACCGGGGGATCATTGGTTAGAAAAGATGTGCCGCCATTTGTAAAAGCGGGACGTGAACCATTATCTTATGTAGGTATCAATTCTATAGGATTGCGTCGTAGAGGATTTACAACCGATAAAATAAGGGAGATCCAGGATATTTACAGGATATTATACCAAAAAAATTATAATAACTCGCAGGCCGTTGCTATTATAGAAGCAGAAATGCAGGCTACGGCCGAGCGTGACGAAATATTGGAATTTATTAAAAACTCTCAAAGAGGTATCATGAAAGGATACTTCAGTTCAAATTAAATAATTAAGCGAATGGCAAATACAAGTGATATTAGAAACGGACTTTGTATACGATACAACCACGATATTTTTAAGATTATTGAATTTCTTCATGTAAAACCAGGAAAAGGACCTGCTTTTGTAAGAACAAAACTTAAAAGTGTTACAACCGGTAAAGTAATTGATAATACATTTTCTGCCGGGCATAAAATTGAAGATGTTCGTGTAGAAACCCATAAATACCAGTTTTTGTATCAGGATGGTGAGTTTTATCACTTTATGCATGTAGAAGATTACACACAGATTCGTCTTTTGGAAAGTGCTTTAGATATGCCACAGTTGCTAAAAGAAGGAGAGGTGCTTACGGTAATTATCAATACAGAAGATAATATGCCGCTTTCTACAGAGATGCCTGCGAGTGTAGTATTAGAAGTGACACATACCGAGCCCGGTGTAAAAGGGAATACGGCAACTAACGCAACAAAACCAGCGACTGTGGAAACTGGAGCTGAAGTTAATGTTCCTCTTTTTATAAATGAAGGTGATAAAATTCGTATCGAAACCGAAAAAGGGACCTATAAAGAACGAATTAAAGAATAAGATTTTTAGAGAATAATTGAAAAAGGAAAGGTAAATTTATCTTTCCTTTTTTTATATTTAATATTGAAATGAAATTTCCACAAATTCATACATTAGAACAAATTGCGACGATTATTACCTGCGGTTTTGTAGGAGATAAAGATTTTCCGGTTAAAGGAATGAATGAAATTCATGTAGTGACCCCGGGAGATATTGTATTTGTAGACCACCCAAAATATTACGATAAGGCATTAAAATCTGCAGCTACCATTATCCTGATCAATAAAGAAGTTGAATGTCCTGAAGGTAAAGCCCTTTTAATTTCAGACGATCCGTTTAGGGATTTTAATAAGCTTTCTAAATATTTTAAACCTTTTCTAAAAGCTGAGAAATCGATATCAGAGTCTGCTCTTATAGGAAAAGGAAGTCATATACAACCAACTGCTTTTATCGGCAATCATGTAAGTATTGGTGAACATTGTATTATTGGTGCGAATGTTACGATTAACGATCATACATTGATTGGTGACCATGTAATTATTCAGGCCGGTACTGTTATTGGAGGAGATGCATTCTATTATAAAAAGAGACCCGAAGGCTTCGATAGATTACTTTCTAGCGGCCGAGTAGTAATAGAAGATTATGTAGAAGTAGGTTGTAACTGTACGATAGATCGTGGAGTGACCGGAGATACTTTAATAAAAAAGGGAACTAAGATCGATAATCTTGTGCAGATAGGTCATGATACCGTGATTGGAGAAAAATGTCTTATAGCCTCCCAGGTTGGTATTGCCGGTTGCGTTATAGTAGAAGATGAAGTGACCCTTTGGGGTCAGGCTGGTGTTAGAAGTGATGTCACTCTGGGGAAAGCGGGAGTGATTATGGCACAAACAGGAGTAAGTAAAAGCACACAACCCGGAATTACCTATTGGGGAACGCCGTTTAAAGAAGTTCGAACTTTTCTTAAAGAACAGGCGAGCCTAAAACATTTGCCAGATTTAATTAAAAATTCCCAAAAGAAATAAGAAAGATGAGTTTACGCGGTAAAAAATTAGTTGAAGAATTTTATAGATTATTCTCTAATGAACCCAAAGAGGCTACAGCCCTATTGCATCCAGAAGTTACACTCGATTGGTATAGCAGTACCGGTTACCGCAAGCTGAATAAGACTAATCTAACAGATCTGATAAAAGAGATGAATGTTTCTTACGAGAGCTTAAGGTTAGAAACTTATAAGACGATAAAGGAAGATCAAAATGTGGTGATTTACTTTTCTTATTATGTGAAAACCATTGAAAATCCGGAAGAGGAATTACCTTTTGGCGATTTTATGGTGATTTGGGAATTAAAAGAAAATCTACTTTATAAGGGCTCACAAATAAGTCAGTTACCCCACTAAGCCATAACCGTTATAGAAATATAGCGGTTTTTTTGTTAAATATTAGTTCTATGTTTGTAGAATTAAAATTAAATTCTACATTTGTAGAGATAATTCTAATAAAGTAGAATAATGAAACTTTCCAATGCTGAAGAAGAGCTAATGCAAATTTTATGGAAGCAGAAAAAAGCTTTTATGAAAGATTTAATTGATGCTTATCCAGAACCTAAACCAGCAAATACCACCGTTGCCACCTTATTAAAAAGAATGCGTGATAAAAAATTTGTTGATTTTGTACAATACGGCCGTTCCAGAGAATATTTTCCTTTGGTGAAAAAGACAGATTATTTCTCTAAACAAATGAACGGACTTATAAAGAATTTCTTCAATAATTCTGCCGCACAGTTCGCTTCTTTCTTTACTGAGGAAACCGATTTATCTGAAGAGGAATTAAAAGAGCTACGAAAAATAATTGACGAAAGAATCAAAAATCAATAGTCTATGATTCTTTATATCCTAAAATTTACCGGTTGTCTTTTGGTGTTGTATCTGTTTTATAGGTTGGTTCTAGAAAACGAAAAGAATCATAGGTTTAAGCGATTTTATTTATTGTTCACTTTGTTCGCCGCTATGACTATTCCCTTAGTTACGATAACTTATCACGTAGAAGCACCAATATCACAGGCAACAATCCTAATGCCAGATACTATGACTAATGTAGAAGAAGTAAACACAACTTCCTGGAAAGAGGTGCTTCCGGTACTCTTATGGGCGATTTATGCTCTTGGTTTTAGTGTTTTTTTGATACGGTTCTTGAAAAATCTTTGGTATTTAAAGAATCTTATCCGTACATATGAAAATGTAAGGGAATCGCTTAGTGTAAAGGTATTACTACCTTTTCAGCAAATACCGTATTCCTATTTCAGGTATATTTTTGTTGAAAGACAGGCCTTTGAAAATAAAACCATTCCGTATGAAATTTAAAACACGAAGAAGCCCATGTACAGCAAAAACACACATTGGATTTATTGGTATTGGAAATTCTACAGATTGTATTTTGGTTTAATCCGCTGTTTATTTTTATCAAAAAGTCAATACGCTTAAATCATGAGTTTCTTGCAGATGAGGCCGTATTGAACCAGAATATAAGTGCCTTGTCATATTCAAAATTATTACTTCATAGCTCGTTCGGCTCACATCAGGCCCCAATGACGAGTTCATTTAAACATTCATTAATCAAAAAACGAATCGTTATGATTTCAAATTCATTTTCAAAAAAGAGAGTAGGGCTAAAAATGGGATTTTTAGTGCCGGTAGTATGTTGTTGTATTTATTTTTTCAACAATAATATTGTGGCTGAAACTATACAGCAGGAACCGCCAATTGTTACTGAAATATTGGAAGCTTTTACCATGAAAATTCATGGAGAACAGATTGAGCTAAACGGAGAGAAAATTAGACTAAACGAATTTGTTTCGAAATTGGATAAAATCACCGTGGACTTGCAACAAAAAACTGGACAAATAGTTGAATGACTACGCTGCTAGTTTAAGGTTATACATGTCTAATTCAAATTCTCTTATAGTTCTATTTCCTAAAAAGGAATGTCTTCTTCTATTATTATACCAAGTTTCTATCCATCCAAAGATGGATAACTCCGCTTCAGATCTCAACTTATAATTGTGCCTATAAACCCATTCTACCTTTAATGATTTAAAGAACGATTCAGCAATGGCATTATCCCAGCAATTACCTTTTCTGCTCATAGATTGGTTTACTAAGCCATTGTAACTTTTAATTAATGAGGTAAACTTATGGCTGGCATATTGTATACCTCGGTCGGAATGAAAAATTAAAGACTGGGTTAAAGTAGTTTTCTTTATAGCCATATGCCAAGCCTTAATAATAGTGTCTTCTGTACTTAGATTATCGCTTAGAGCCCATCCAACAACTTTGCGGTTAAACAAATCAATAATGACAGTAAGGTATAACCAGCCCTGTTTGGTTTTGATATAGGTTATATCGCTTACCCAAACTTGATCCTGTCGGCTTACTTCAAAGTTTTGGTTTAATAAATTAGGAGCTATGGGGTAATTATGTTGACTATATGTGGTTGCTTTAAACTTACGTTTTCGTTTTGCAAACAAATAATTAGCACTCATAATACGTGCAACTCTAGGCTTTGATATTTTATAGCCTAATGTCTCTAGTTCTGTTTTTATTCTAGGTGAACCATAGCTTTGAAAGCTATCTTTAAATATAGATTTAATAAGCCCAGTTACCTTTTGATTTTCTAACCATAATTTACTTGGTCCCGATTGTAACCAATGGTAATAGCCACTTTTGCTTACTTTCAATATTTTACACATCGTCTCGACAGGAAATCTCATAAGGTGTTGTTTTATAAACCTGTATTTTTCTTGTCGCTCGCGGAGAAGATGCTGATGGCCTTTTTTAAGATGTCTCGTTCTAACTCGGCTTCTTTTAATGCCTTTTTTAATCGGGCTATCTCTTTTTCTTCATCGGTCATTTTAGGATTACCACGGCCAGGGAAACTGTTGTTACCGTAATCTTTTAACTCTCTACGCCAACGGTAAAGTACAGATGGAAATATATCCAAGTCTTCACATACTTGTTTTACATTGCCTTTAGCATAACTTAACTCGACTGCTTTTTGTTTAAATTCTAAGGTGTAATGTTTAGATTTTCTTCTCATAATTGCTAAGGTAATAACTAGCAAAAATATTCTCTCAACTTAGTGTCCGGTCTAATGTAGTAATTCCACCGATCAATATTCTGACGAAGATTTGCTAAAAAATAATATACGTTTAGAATTAACGAACGTTTCTGAAGATTTTAAAAAGAAAGTAGAAAAGGAATTTTTAAAAACACATTATTACAAAGTGATGAAGCAACATGCTAAAAAAGTGACCTTATTTCCTGCTTTACCTGCGCCACCACCGCCGCCAATGCAATTTAAAAACAAAGAAAAGAAACCGGTTGCTCCACCTGTTCCCCCAAAAGCACCAAATAAAGATAGTATAGTTGAAGTTATTGAGGTAGTTGAAGATGTGCCTGAGCCACCAAAACCGATGATAATTGAAGTGGTAGAAGACATTCCCGAACCTTCTAAAGTAGAGGAAATTATTGCTGTGGAAGCAATTGATATTCAAAACCCGCAAAGACCAACACACCAGATTTATATAAATAATGAAAAATCTATTAAAGAATTGATCAAAGATTATAATGATCAGCTTAAAAAAGTGAATGCGCTTTTACCTGAAGGATACCCAATGGCTTATCTTAATTTGAAAGAAGAGGAGCAGGATGAAATTAATAATAATATAGGAAAACTTTATAAAATCCATCTTGCTCTTTCCAAAAGAGGAGCGCAAGACAAAGTAAGTTTAATGCCACCGCCACCACCGGCTAGAAATGATAATAAACGTTAATAACTAAATATTTGAAAAGGAGGGTTAAAACAACTTTCCTTTTTTATAATTATACTTTAAAAGCCACAATAATCTTTAAAAAAGCTTTATGTTTTATCTTTAAAAACCTACTTTTGTGTAGCTAATTACAATAAATACTTATGAGCGTTTTAGTAAATAAAGATTCAAAAATAATCGTGCAGGGATTTACCGGTAGCGAAGGTACTTTTCATGCAGAGCAAATGATAGAATATGGTTCCAATGTTGTTGGAGGTGTAACTCCTGGTAAAGGAGGACAAAAGCATTTGGACAGACCGGTATTCAATACAGTTTCAGATGCTGTTAAAGAAACCGGTGCCGATGTTACCATTATTTTTGTGCCGCCAGCATTTGCTGCCGATGCCATTATGGAAGCTGCCGATGCAGGTATTAAAGTAATCATTACTATTACCGAGGGTATTCCTGTTGCAGATATGGTTAAGGCTTCTAATTATATTAAAAACAAAGACTGCCGTCTAATTGGCCCTAACTGCCCTGGTGTTATCACTCCGGGTGAAGCTAAAGTAGGGATCATGCCAGGTTTCGTTTTCAAAAAGGGAACTGTAGGTATTGTTTCTAAATCTGGTACTTTAACTTACGAAGCTGCCGATCAGGTTGTAAAAGAAGGTTTAGGAATTACTACGGCAATTGGTATTGGTGGAGATCCAATTATTGGAACGACTACTAAAGAAGCAGTAGAGCTTTTAATGAATGATGATGAAACCAAGGCTATCGTTATGATCGGTGAAATTGGAGGACAGTTGGAAGCTGATGCTGCTAAATGGATCAAAGAAAACGGTAATAAGAAACCGGTTATCGGGTTTATCGCTGGTGAAACTGCTCCTGCAGGAAGAACTATGGGACATGCTGGTGCAATTGTAGGTGGTAGCGAAGATACCGCACAAGCTAAAAAAGCAATCTTAAAGGAAAACGGAGTTCATGTGGTGGATTCTCCAGCAGAAATTGGTAAAAAAGTTGCCGAAGTTCTGGGATAAAAGTTAAAATTTAAGATAATTTTAAATAATTTTAGTCCGTAAGCGTTATTTGCTTACGGACTTTTTTATTTTTATAAATATTTATCAATCAAAATTTTAACTATGAGGAAATATTATATGCCTCTAATGGCAATGCTTTTTCTTGCTTTTTCATCCTGCAAAAAAGAAAAGGAAGAAAAATCGAACATTCAGACTGACGCCAACGGCTTTTCTTATGAAACTTTTGAAGACGATCCTACCGGTTTGCGTCTGTATACCTTAGACAACGGTTTAAAGGTTTATTTAAGTCAAAATAATGAAGAACCTAAGATTCAAACTTTAATTGCCGTACGTGCCGGGTCTACTTATGATCCTGCAGATAATACCGGTTTAGCCCATTATCTGGAGCATATGGTATTTAAAGGAACCAGTAAAATAGGAACGCAGGATTGGGCGACTGAAAAAGTACTTCTAGATTCGATTTCTGATCTTTACGAAAAGCATAAAGCTACGACCGATCCTGACGAGAAAAAAGAAATCTATCGCCAGATCGATTTGGTATCACAGGAAGCTTCCAAGTATTCCATAGCTAACGAATATGATAAAATGGTAAGTTCTTTGGGAGCTGAGGGTACCAACGCTTTTACCTCTAACGAACAAACG from Zunongwangia profunda SM-A87 harbors:
- a CDS encoding HD domain-containing protein, which translates into the protein MASKNKLKILNDPIYGFITIPSQRIFNIIEHPYFQRLRRISQMGLSYLVYPGAHHTRFQHAIGCVHLMQKAVRVLRFKGVEISTDEEEALQIAILLHDIGHGPFSHAMEHSIVEGVDHESISLLFMKELNAVFNQSLTLAIQIFTGEYPRRFMHQLITSQLDMDRLDYLKRDSFYTGTTEGNINSDRLIIMLNVVNNELVIEEKAIYSVEKFLVARRLMYWQVYLHKTSMVAEQLLIRVLKRAKELIASGTNLNASKALSYFLYNKVTEESFDTRTLSVFSCLDDYDIVLAMKEWANHDDYVLSNLCKMVINRDLLKVKIKKKKPAKAKIEKHIEQLKQKHGLSDKEASYFVFTGEIANLAYTREKNNINILHKNGKINDVIKVSDQLNLKALSKTVTKYYICYPKSKH
- the lpxD gene encoding UDP-3-O-(3-hydroxymyristoyl)glucosamine N-acyltransferase; the encoded protein is MKFKASQIAEILEGTIVGNPDAEVSELAKIEEGKDGSLTFLSNPKYTSYIYSTKASITIVNDSFEADQTVSTTLIKVKDAYKAFSTLLEYYNQVKLRKSGIEQPSYISATAKYGEDVYLGAFTYLGENVKIGKNVKIYPYAYVGDNTVIGDNSTLFAGVKVYSETVIGKNVTLHGGAIVGADGFGFSPNEKGEYTKVPQIGNVIIEDDVDVGAGTTIDRATLGSTIIRKGVKLDNHIQIAHNVEIGDNTVIAAQTGVAGSTKIGKNCIIGGQVGIVGHITIGDRVKIQAQSGIGRNVKDDEVLQGSPAIGYSDYNKSFIHFKNLPKTVDLLHQLDKKVNKNG
- a CDS encoding bifunctional UDP-3-O-[3-hydroxymyristoyl] N-acetylglucosamine deacetylase/3-hydroxyacyl-ACP dehydratase, with the translated sequence MAEKVLKQQTIQNEVSLDGVGLHTGKQVKLTFKPAPENTGYVFKRVDLEGAPIIEADVSYVTDTKRGTNLEKNGVKIQTSEHVLAACVGLEIDNIIIELNASEPPIMDGSSKYFVEALEEAGIKEQEADKEEYVINEVICYRDEDSGSEIVVMPADTYKVTTMVDFGTKVLGTQNASIEHVSEFKDNIANSRTFSFLHEIEALLEHGLIKGGDLNNAIVYVDKEIGEETLKKLRVAFNRDEISVKPNGILDNLTLHYPNEAARHKLLDVLGDLALIGTRIRGKVIATKPGHYVNTEFAKKLAKFIKEEKRNKVPKIDLSAKPIMDVNAIMETLPHRSPFLLVDKIYELTDSTVVGVKNVTMNEPFFVGHFPGKPVMPGVLQVEAMAQTGGILALKSVPDPENYLTYFMKIDNVRFKQQVVPGDTLIFKLELLAPIRRGICQMQAYAYVNGKLATEAVLMAQIVKSK
- the lpxA gene encoding acyl-ACP--UDP-N-acetylglucosamine O-acyltransferase is translated as MNQPLAYVHPGAKIAKNVVIEPFATIHNNVVIGEGSWIGSNVTIMEGARIGKNCSIFPGAVISAIPQDKKFDDEDTVTIIGDNTTIRECVTINRGTTDRMKTVIGQNCWIMAYCHIAHDCIVGDNCIFSNNSTLAGHINVGDHVVLAGMAAIQQFCSIGKHAFVTGGSLVRKDVPPFVKAGREPLSYVGINSIGLRRRGFTTDKIREIQDIYRILYQKNYNNSQAVAIIEAEMQATAERDEILEFIKNSQRGIMKGYFSSN
- the efp gene encoding elongation factor P — its product is MANTSDIRNGLCIRYNHDIFKIIEFLHVKPGKGPAFVRTKLKSVTTGKVIDNTFSAGHKIEDVRVETHKYQFLYQDGEFYHFMHVEDYTQIRLLESALDMPQLLKEGEVLTVIINTEDNMPLSTEMPASVVLEVTHTEPGVKGNTATNATKPATVETGAEVNVPLFINEGDKIRIETEKGTYKERIKE
- a CDS encoding UDP-3-O-(3-hydroxymyristoyl)glucosamine N-acyltransferase; translated protein: MKFPQIHTLEQIATIITCGFVGDKDFPVKGMNEIHVVTPGDIVFVDHPKYYDKALKSAATIILINKEVECPEGKALLISDDPFRDFNKLSKYFKPFLKAEKSISESALIGKGSHIQPTAFIGNHVSIGEHCIIGANVTINDHTLIGDHVIIQAGTVIGGDAFYYKKRPEGFDRLLSSGRVVIEDYVEVGCNCTIDRGVTGDTLIKKGTKIDNLVQIGHDTVIGEKCLIASQVGIAGCVIVEDEVTLWGQAGVRSDVTLGKAGVIMAQTGVSKSTQPGITYWGTPFKEVRTFLKEQASLKHLPDLIKNSQKK
- a CDS encoding BlaI/MecI/CopY family transcriptional regulator, giving the protein MKLSNAEEELMQILWKQKKAFMKDLIDAYPEPKPANTTVATLLKRMRDKKFVDFVQYGRSREYFPLVKKTDYFSKQMNGLIKNFFNNSAAQFASFFTEETDLSEEELKELRKIIDERIKNQ
- a CDS encoding IS3 family transposase (programmed frameshift) — its product is MLVITLAIMRRKSKHYTLEFKQKAVELSYAKGNVKQVCEDLDIFPSVLYRWRRELKDYGNNSFPGRGNPKMTDEEKEIARLKKALKEAELERDNLKKGHQHLLRERQEKYRFIKQHLMRFPVETMCKILKVSKSGYYHWLQSGPSKLWLENQKVTGLIKSIFKDSFQSYGSPRIKTELETLGYKISKPRVARIMSANYLFAKRKRKFKATTYSQHNYPIAPNLLNQNFEVSRQDQVWVSDITYIKTKQGWLYLTVIIDLFNRKVVGWALSDNLSTEDTIIKAWHMAIKKTTLTQSLIFHSDRGIQYASHKFTSLIKSYNGLVNQSMSRKGNCWDNAIAESFFKSLKVEWVYRHNYKLRSEAELSIFGWIETWYNNRRRHSFLGNRTIREFELDMYNLKLAA
- the sucD gene encoding succinate--CoA ligase subunit alpha → MSVLVNKDSKIIVQGFTGSEGTFHAEQMIEYGSNVVGGVTPGKGGQKHLDRPVFNTVSDAVKETGADVTIIFVPPAFAADAIMEAADAGIKVIITITEGIPVADMVKASNYIKNKDCRLIGPNCPGVITPGEAKVGIMPGFVFKKGTVGIVSKSGTLTYEAADQVVKEGLGITTAIGIGGDPIIGTTTKEAVELLMNDDETKAIVMIGEIGGQLEADAAKWIKENGNKKPVIGFIAGETAPAGRTMGHAGAIVGGSEDTAQAKKAILKENGVHVVDSPAEIGKKVAEVLG